A single window of Poecilia reticulata strain Guanapo linkage group LG10, Guppy_female_1.0+MT, whole genome shotgun sequence DNA harbors:
- the n4bp3 gene encoding NEDD4-binding protein 3 homolog has translation MATSVQTLPVTRGPTQNFRSPFPTSPLSSLCGMGSVGSLVEKPDASPTKGNRAVPQVRPRQTNGLLRKGLTQRELLNYLNITRKEPKAGPSGDGKRDVIGGLVEDDVFAKVYSKDGTEIDLTKSSLPSGGKYEKVRFRSSAFKPVTPKNFSSMQNLYPSSKSEDMDHGLSNGLHRAYGHISKTVSTSSSSSSPSRHGGPTSCGNKAVSSVQVMSHEEDNLSDSGHNSMSSLPPYRPPFRPHLSHISASMGHINTIGSLDRTSQGLKAAGSGGAAMGEVACRSMATLNRLTPYGSEAPPPYEWTLSLSVEDVVRDLEERLVEKEHELKQMRRNLDESEGAIAQVFEGKQRLWEKEVEELKRLYAAKLRQVSQHAQRSQRSMQLELFRAQQEKNRLQEELDGLKRDASRDATAAPKATSPTLEETRWQVCQKSGEISLLKQQVRDSQAEVTQKLSEIFKLKTQLRETRTELRNREAQIDALNIILQGTQRGRCSSAGESRKGAEESPSAGGSGGPTEERLRAELLLERRQSEAQATAFEEERNTWQTEKDKVIRYQKELQASYLEMYHRNEALERELQQLRAGGAREGRGGGGGGESRDGTTEKEAKEPTADRAAGKQEDTPSSSLPWIDRIESSEI, from the exons ATGGCAACCTCGGTCCAAACTCTTCCCGTGACGCGTGGTCCCACCCAAAACTTCCGCAGCCCTTTCCCCACCTCCCCCCTCTCCTCGCTCTGCGGCATGGGAAGCGTAGGGAGCCTGGTGGAGAAGCCGGATGCGTCTCCGACTAAAGGTAACCGCGCGGTGCCTCAGGTGAGACCCAGACAAACCAATGGCCTGCTGAGGAAAGGCCTGACCCAGAGAGAGCTACTGAACTACCTCAACATCACCAG AAAAGAGCCCAAAGCGGGGCCGAGCGGCGACGGCAAGAGGGACGTCATCGGAGGCCTGGTGGAGGATGACGTTTTCGCCAAAGTCTACAGTAAAGATGGGACTGAAATAGACCTGACTAAAAGCTCACTGCCGAGCGGGGGCAAGTACGAAAAG GTTCGGTTCAGGTCTTCTGCATTCAAACCCGTCACTCCTAAAAACTTCAGCTCCATGCAAAACCTCTACCCCTCCTCCAAGTCGGAGGACATGGATCACGGCCTTTCTAACGGACTGCACAGAGCATACGGCCACATCTCTAAGACAGTCTccacctcctcttcatcttcctcaccCTCCCGTCATGGAGGACCGACATCATGTGGTAACAAG GCCGTCTCCTCGGTGCAAGTGATGAGCCACGAGGAAGACAACCTGTCAGACTCGGGTCATAACTCCATGAGCAGTCTGCCGCCGTACCGCCCTCCGTTCCGTCCACATCTGTCTCACATCAG CGCTTCCATGGGCCACATCAACACCATCGGCTCCTTGGATCGAACCTCTCAGGGCCTGAAGGCCGCCGGGTCGGGGGGCGCGGCTATGGGGGAGGTAGCATGTCGAAGCATGGCCACACTGAACCGCCTGACCCCCTACGGCAGCGAGGCTCCGCCTCCTTATGAATGGACGCTGTCCCTCTCGGTGGAGGACGTG GTGCGGGATCTGGAGGAGCGCCTGGTGGAAAAAGAACACGAACTGAAACAGATGAGGAGGAACCTGGACGAGAGCGAAGGCGCCATCGCTCAG GTGTTCGAAGGGAAGCAGCGTCTGTGggagaaggaggtggaggagctgaagcGCCTGTACGCCGCCAAGCTGCGTCAGGTCTCGCAGCACGCCCAGCGCTCCCAGCGCAGCATGCAGTTGGAGCTGTTCAGGGCCCAGCAGGAGAAGAACCGCCTGCAGGAGGAGCTCGACGGCCTGAAGCGGGACGCGAGCCGGGACGCCACGGCCGCGCCGAAGGCGACCAGTCCGACTCTGGAGGAGACGCGGTGGCAG GTTTGTCAGAAGTCAGGGGAGATCTCGTTGCTGAAGCAGCAGGTGAGGGACTCCCAGGCAGAAGTGACCCAGAAGCTGAGCGAGATCTTCAAGCTGAAGACGCAGCTGAGGGAAACCCGGACGGAGCTGCGCAACAGGGAGGCCCAGATAGACGCTCTGAACATCATCCTGCAGGGGACGCAGCGCGGCAGGTGTTCCTCCGCCGGAGAAAGCAGAAAAGGAGCCGAAGAGAGTCCATCAGCGG GCGGCTCTGGGGGTCCCACAGAAGAGCGTCTGCGagcggagctgctgctggagcgaCGTCAGAGCGAGGCCCAGGCCACGGCCTTCGAGGAGGAGAGGAACACGTGGCAGACGGAGAAAGACAAGGTCATCCGCTACCAGAAGGAGCTGCAGGCCAGCTACTTGGAGATGTATCACCGCAACGAAGCCCTGGAgagggagctgcagcagctgagggCGGGCGGGGCGCGGGAAGGAAGGGGAGGCGGCGGAGGAGGAGAGAGCAGAGATGGGACAACTGAGAAGGAGGCGAAGGAGCCGACAGCTgacagagcagcaggaaaacaagaaGACACGCCTTCCTCGAGTCTGCCGTGGATAGACAGGATTGAGTCGTCTGAAATTTGA